Proteins from a genomic interval of Sporolactobacillus sp. Y61:
- a CDS encoding DJ-1 family glyoxalase III: MKRILVLLAEGFEETEAVTAIDVLRRGGVEVVLCSLGGKLVEGSRHIVIQADTDINSSGLKDFDGIYLPGGTKGATTLRDDERVQELIRYYHDSGKKVAAICAGPIALERTGILKGETVTSNPDFRSHIKDADYSEDPVVVSGNIITSRAAGTTLPIGLEILRQLGLTEKAEQVSKDMLFDFLMANKEKIKA, from the coding sequence TTGAAGAGAATACTTGTGCTTCTTGCTGAGGGCTTTGAAGAAACAGAAGCAGTCACAGCGATTGATGTACTCCGCAGAGGCGGTGTGGAAGTGGTTCTGTGCTCTCTTGGCGGCAAACTGGTCGAAGGTTCCAGACATATAGTGATTCAGGCAGATACGGACATCAACAGTTCCGGACTGAAAGATTTTGACGGTATTTATCTGCCGGGAGGAACGAAAGGGGCGACAACACTCCGGGACGATGAACGTGTTCAGGAGCTGATCCGCTATTATCATGACAGTGGGAAAAAAGTAGCGGCCATTTGTGCGGGACCGATTGCCCTGGAACGTACCGGTATATTGAAAGGTGAAACGGTGACCAGCAATCCGGATTTCAGGAGCCATATCAAAGATGCTGATTATTCGGAAGATCCGGTCGTTGTCTCCGGGAATATTATTACTTCGAGAGCAGCCGGAACGACGCTCCCGATTGGTCTGGAGATCCTGCGTCAGCTCGGACTGACTGAGAAAGCAGAACAGGTCAGTAAAGACATGCTGTTTGATTTTCTGATGGCGAATAAGGAGAAAATAAAAGCGTAA
- a CDS encoding putative sporulation protein YtxC, with amino-acid sequence MFETRQEAVEFYRRMPSAYRQDVRVLLFNSRLAIFPETGTDWRTLSSLITKYIIGKYENGWLYNIIEKYYFFKDPGEKTAIMNIITAILAGEKNDLPRMETLPDRKQLIQEALEGVLTEHSTLSFASILHFRLTSYKRTLRRITELAIDEYKLEQEYQVFIDKLRRIIRAYKPLCEKIEVYDDEPFKIFDENHRLIRNVQSVRSFYPLLRQWGIDAEPSIILSLIALAPEQVVIFTDRPEHSIMKTLSTVFEDRVFFFPREVQTEHGAGFH; translated from the coding sequence GTGTTTGAGACAAGGCAGGAAGCGGTTGAATTTTACAGGAGGATGCCGTCTGCTTACAGACAGGATGTCCGTGTACTGCTGTTTAACAGCCGTCTGGCCATATTTCCGGAAACGGGCACCGACTGGAGGACTTTATCTTCCCTGATAACAAAATATATCATAGGGAAATATGAGAACGGCTGGTTGTATAACATCATCGAGAAATATTATTTTTTTAAGGATCCGGGAGAGAAAACAGCCATCATGAATATTATCACGGCCATTCTCGCCGGTGAAAAAAACGATCTTCCGCGCATGGAGACACTGCCGGACCGGAAACAGCTGATTCAGGAGGCGCTGGAGGGTGTTTTGACGGAACACAGTACCCTCTCTTTTGCATCCATTTTACATTTCCGACTCACTTCATATAAGCGGACATTGCGACGGATCACCGAGCTGGCCATTGATGAATATAAGCTGGAGCAGGAATATCAGGTTTTTATTGATAAGCTGCGCCGGATTATCCGCGCGTACAAACCGCTTTGTGAAAAAATCGAAGTCTATGATGATGAACCGTTCAAAATCTTTGACGAAAATCACCGGCTGATCCGCAATGTACAGTCTGTACGCTCCTTTTATCCGTTACTCAGACAATGGGGGATCGACGCGGAGCCCTCCATAATCCTGAGCCTGATCGCTCTGGCACCGGAGCAGGTAGTCATTTTTACAGATCGTCCGGAACACAGCATTATGAAAACACTGAGTACAGTATTTGAAGATCGGGTTTTTTTCTTTCCACGGGAAGTTCAGACGGAGCATGGAGCGGGATTTCATTGA
- the dnaI gene encoding primosomal protein DnaI produces the protein MEPIKSLMKGLIGQQELQRRTEKIRKMLIENPKIRSFMDQNPQIDQEKWTRHLPELYQFVEEWQHCAHCPGLEQCPNMMKGFRPELINDHGDPALTFKACPLLREDQNRRRQSRLIRSYYVPKEILSATFKTIDKNEVGRQEALKAAGDFVRDYLKDPETAKGLYLCGEFGVGKTYLMGAIMNSLAQKRHVASLIIYVPDFFREIKGAIQDNTVDSKLDVLKKTPVLILDDIGAETMTPWVRDEVLGSVLQYRMMEHLPTLYTSNFNYDELENHFSYSQKSGIENVKAKRVMERIRHFTKLIQMDGKNRR, from the coding sequence ATGGAGCCGATCAAATCACTGATGAAAGGTCTCATAGGCCAGCAGGAACTTCAACGTCGTACGGAAAAAATAAGAAAAATGCTAATAGAAAACCCGAAAATCCGGTCATTTATGGACCAAAATCCACAAATTGACCAGGAAAAATGGACCAGACATCTGCCCGAACTGTATCAGTTTGTCGAGGAATGGCAACATTGTGCCCATTGTCCGGGCCTTGAGCAATGTCCCAATATGATGAAGGGATTTCGCCCGGAACTGATTAATGATCATGGCGATCCGGCTTTGACTTTCAAAGCCTGTCCTCTGCTTCGTGAAGATCAGAACAGGCGTCGTCAAAGCAGGTTGATTCGCAGTTACTATGTGCCCAAAGAAATACTGAGCGCAACATTTAAAACCATTGACAAAAATGAAGTGGGGCGTCAGGAAGCGCTGAAAGCGGCTGGTGATTTTGTCCGTGATTATCTTAAAGATCCGGAAACAGCCAAGGGGCTGTATCTATGCGGTGAATTTGGAGTTGGAAAGACCTATCTGATGGGGGCAATTATGAATAGTCTTGCTCAGAAACGTCATGTCGCCTCTCTGATCATTTATGTCCCTGATTTCTTCAGAGAAATTAAGGGCGCCATTCAGGATAATACCGTTGATTCCAAACTGGATGTGCTGAAAAAAACGCCCGTTCTGATTCTGGATGATATTGGTGCAGAGACGATGACACCCTGGGTACGTGATGAGGTGCTGGGCAGTGTCCTTCAATATCGCATGATGGAGCATCTGCCCACTCTGTACACCTCTAATTTTAACTATGATGAGCTGGAAAACCACTTTTCCTATTCTCAGAAAAGCGGGATAGAAAATGTCAAAGCCAAACGAGTGATGGAACGTATTCGACATTTTACTAAATTGATTCAGATGGATGGCAAAAATCGAAGATAA
- a CDS encoding DnaD domain protein yields the protein MIDYVAKVNDNNLNKSFVEKIAAQWSRANVRTVREAMFVAREEKRKRDDQKQSPVKKTNRPRRTAERVHHEVVPEWMKGKNHETKDKVSEEEARKRAKWLEDYLNSI from the coding sequence TTGATTGATTATGTGGCGAAAGTCAACGATAATAATTTAAATAAATCTTTTGTCGAAAAAATAGCCGCCCAATGGTCCCGGGCAAATGTCCGGACAGTTCGTGAGGCGATGTTTGTGGCAAGAGAGGAGAAAAGAAAACGGGATGATCAGAAACAGTCTCCAGTTAAAAAGACGAACCGTCCGCGCCGGACAGCCGAGCGTGTGCATCATGAGGTTGTCCCGGAATGGATGAAAGGGAAAAATCATGAAACAAAGGACAAAGTCTCTGAAGAAGAAGCCAGAAAAAGAGCCAAATGGCTGGAAGATTACCTGAACAGCATCTGA
- a CDS encoding replication initiation and membrane attachment family protein: MLQSWKEILPGDHYAVRSVGILHFYDQKIITSLYQPLVGIEATSLYFTLWQELDASVQGILSTHHHLMSVMNLSLDRILKARKKLEAVGLMQTLKKKQSDPGLFLYRLFPPMTPARFFHDDLLSVFLYHQIGSRDFKKLAQLFEVKTIRMDEFQDLSAAFDDVFESLPSGEVSEEKAATPDGTSWEGRAESGQIHLRKPFNFQELRGYLSDAILTEDALTDEVKAAVEKLAFVYQTTPFDMSRAIESASLHTGIVDIEMLRKEVRDFYKLEHGPEEMPALYDRTQPSSHSEMKGKEPRNEKEQLIAWYETNSPYQLLEQLGYGSRPAAPDLRLVENLMFDTKLPPV, translated from the coding sequence ATGCTGCAATCATGGAAAGAAATTTTGCCCGGCGATCATTATGCGGTCCGATCAGTCGGGATTCTTCATTTCTATGACCAGAAAATTATTACGAGTTTGTATCAGCCGCTGGTTGGAATTGAAGCCACAAGCCTGTATTTTACCCTCTGGCAGGAGCTGGATGCGTCTGTACAGGGGATTCTGTCCACTCATCACCATCTGATGAGTGTGATGAATCTGTCACTTGATCGGATCCTTAAGGCAAGAAAGAAACTGGAGGCTGTCGGACTGATGCAGACGTTAAAGAAAAAGCAGTCCGACCCGGGCCTGTTTCTATACCGGCTTTTTCCTCCAATGACACCCGCCCGTTTTTTTCATGATGATCTTCTGAGTGTGTTTCTCTATCATCAGATCGGGTCGCGTGATTTTAAAAAGCTGGCGCAGCTTTTCGAAGTGAAAACCATTCGCATGGACGAGTTCCAGGATCTTTCGGCAGCATTCGATGATGTTTTCGAATCCCTTCCTTCGGGGGAGGTTTCTGAGGAAAAAGCAGCAACACCTGATGGGACATCCTGGGAAGGACGTGCGGAATCGGGGCAGATTCATCTGCGCAAACCATTCAATTTTCAAGAACTGAGAGGTTACCTTTCCGATGCTATACTTACTGAGGATGCGCTGACCGATGAAGTCAAGGCAGCCGTTGAAAAACTGGCATTTGTCTATCAGACAACGCCTTTTGATATGAGCCGGGCAATTGAATCGGCCTCACTACATACCGGTATCGTTGATATCGAGATGCTCCGGAAAGAGGTCAGAGACTTCTACAAACTGGAACATGGTCCGGAAGAAATGCCTGCCCTGTACGATCGGACCCAGCCGTCATCACATAGTGAAATGAAAGGTAAAGAACCACGTAATGAGAAAGAACAGCTGATCGCCTGGTACGAAACCAATTCGCCTTACCAGCTGCTTGAACAGCTTGGGTATGGCAGTCGTCCGGCGGCGCCGGACCTCAGACTGGTTGAGAATCTGATGTTCGACACGAAACTGCCCCCGGTGTAA
- the nrdR gene encoding transcriptional regulator NrdR, with the protein MRCPSCRKDGTKVLDSRPVNSGRAIRRRRECEFCHYRFTTFEKVEEMPLVVVKKGDNREAFSRDKILRGLIKACEKRPVPLEQLEDLANSVEKKLRDQGRSEVNSHEIGELVMNELAKVDEVAYVRFASVYRQFKDINVFAREIQELKDQLEKEKGSKSDHS; encoded by the coding sequence ATGCGCTGTCCAAGCTGCAGAAAAGATGGGACAAAAGTGCTGGACTCTCGTCCTGTTAACAGCGGACGGGCTATTCGGAGACGTAGAGAATGTGAATTCTGTCATTATCGTTTCACAACTTTTGAGAAGGTTGAAGAAATGCCGCTTGTCGTTGTCAAAAAGGGAGACAACCGGGAAGCATTCAGCAGAGATAAAATTCTGCGCGGTCTGATTAAAGCCTGTGAAAAAAGGCCGGTGCCGCTTGAGCAGCTTGAGGATCTGGCAAACAGTGTTGAAAAAAAGCTGCGCGACCAGGGGCGTTCAGAGGTCAACAGCCATGAAATCGGTGAACTGGTGATGAATGAACTGGCAAAAGTAGATGAAGTGGCTTATGTCCGTTTTGCATCCGTTTATCGTCAGTTTAAAGATATTAATGTTTTTGCACGCGAGATACAGGAACTGAAAGATCAGCTGGAAAAAGAAAAAGGCAGCAAATCAGATCACTCCTGA
- the coaE gene encoding dephospho-CoA kinase (Dephospho-CoA kinase (CoaE) performs the final step in coenzyme A biosynthesis.), which yields MIIIGLTGGIASGKSTLSAWLNRHHYPLIDADRISREVVEPGSGALKQIADAFGPHILHKDGSLDRQALGRIIFTDKEKRRRLNEMLHPLIRARMRKEISTFRKLGAPVVFLDVPLLFEGGLDHWADKTIVVTVNRENQLHRLMTRNGLSRSQAETRIAAQMSLKEKERKASAVIDNNGSIRQTEEQMAALLKLWGISCCPDNRRI from the coding sequence ATGATCATCATTGGGCTCACAGGAGGAATCGCCAGCGGGAAAAGCACCCTGTCCGCCTGGCTGAATCGGCATCATTATCCGCTGATCGATGCGGACCGGATTTCCCGTGAGGTTGTCGAGCCGGGGAGTGGTGCACTGAAGCAAATTGCGGATGCTTTCGGCCCGCATATCCTGCACAAGGATGGTTCTCTTGACCGGCAGGCGCTTGGCAGGATTATTTTTACAGATAAGGAGAAACGGCGAAGGCTGAATGAAATGCTGCATCCCCTGATTCGTGCGCGTATGAGGAAAGAAATTTCCACCTTCAGGAAGCTCGGCGCACCGGTCGTTTTTCTCGATGTCCCGCTGCTTTTTGAAGGCGGTCTGGATCACTGGGCGGATAAGACGATCGTTGTCACGGTGAACCGGGAAAATCAGTTGCACAGACTGATGACGAGAAACGGATTAAGTCGATCGCAGGCAGAAACACGTATAGCAGCTCAGATGTCTCTTAAGGAGAAAGAGCGAAAAGCGAGCGCTGTGATCGATAATAATGGGTCTATCCGGCAGACAGAAGAACAAATGGCGGCCCTGCTTAAACTCTGGGGCATCTCCTGCTGCCCGGATAACCGGAGAATTTAG
- the mutM gene encoding DNA-formamidopyrimidine glycosylase, which translates to MPELPEVETVKRTLNQLVIGKTVKSVEVRWKKIIRRPEDTDAFCRLLRGQTIHHVGRRGKFLLIYFDRYVLISHLRMEGRYRLDPESEPVDQYTHVIFHFTDRTALRYRDVRKFGTMHLFKKGEEWNQLPLNKLGPEPFSPSFTADTLAAACRKTSRPVKPFLLDQSIVVGLGNIYVDEALFRAGIHPLSPASFLTKRDISRLFRAIVGTLKAAIKMGGTSIRTFVNSRGEMGFFQQKLQVYGRAGEPCLNCGTLIEKIKVDGRGTHFCPSCQRRRRAR; encoded by the coding sequence ATGCCTGAGTTACCTGAGGTAGAGACGGTGAAAAGGACATTAAATCAGCTTGTCATCGGGAAGACGGTGAAAAGTGTCGAAGTACGCTGGAAGAAAATCATTCGCAGACCGGAAGATACGGACGCATTTTGCCGTTTGTTGCGCGGACAGACTATTCATCATGTTGGTCGAAGAGGAAAATTTCTGCTGATCTATTTTGACCGGTATGTACTGATTTCTCATCTGCGCATGGAAGGAAGATACAGGCTGGATCCGGAATCTGAACCGGTTGATCAATATACGCATGTCATCTTCCACTTTACCGATCGGACGGCACTCCGTTACCGGGATGTCCGTAAATTTGGGACGATGCACTTATTTAAAAAAGGAGAGGAGTGGAATCAGCTTCCACTGAATAAGCTCGGCCCGGAACCCTTCTCCCCGTCGTTTACAGCCGATACTCTGGCTGCGGCCTGTCGAAAAACATCAAGACCGGTTAAACCTTTTCTTCTTGATCAGTCAATCGTCGTCGGACTGGGGAATATTTACGTAGATGAGGCCCTGTTCCGGGCAGGAATTCATCCTCTGAGTCCGGCATCTTTCCTGACGAAGCGTGATATTTCCAGACTCTTCAGGGCTATCGTTGGTACTTTGAAAGCAGCGATAAAAATGGGTGGAACCAGTATCCGGACATTTGTAAACAGCCGGGGAGAAATGGGCTTTTTCCAGCAGAAACTGCAGGTTTACGGACGCGCCGGAGAGCCTTGTCTAAACTGCGGAACTCTGATTGAAAAAATAAAAGTTGACGGGCGGGGTACACACTTCTGTCCATCCTGCCAGAGAAGAAGGCGCGCCAGATGA
- a CDS encoding ATP-binding protein: MIADTGMGMTKDQIPRIFERFYRIDKARSRDSGGTGLGLAIVKHLVEAHEGRIDVESEPGKGTTFTISFKKAPAPIG; this comes from the coding sequence ATGATCGCGGATACCGGAATGGGAATGACTAAGGATCAGATTCCGCGAATTTTCGAAAGGTTTTACCGCATTGATAAAGCGAGAAGCCGTGACTCCGGTGGCACAGGACTTGGACTCGCTATTGTCAAGCATCTGGTCGAAGCCCACGAAGGTCGCATCGATGTCGAAAGTGAACCGGGTAAGGGAACGACATTTACCATATCTTTCAAAAAGGCTCCCGCTCCGATTGGATAA
- a CDS encoding histidine kinase dimerization/phospho-acceptor domain-containing protein, with amino-acid sequence MRSQRVDVRLWIRWGYVLFSLLFIIYVSDQVIKVACAQQDRTIMLDRATWIESVLVRGNQLDLSPVQEGLKDYAQKENVQITLYNPRGEQLFATSQNASRPIHISQVKKPSFHVKNEHAHYITPVRADQRVVGYLWMQAPKTEILGLGLLYLSFFLLGTGLLVYRDYLVRSYKVPVRFASRMAENILNGHYNMIASNSEKHDSVLRLNLALNKLSDALHEMSRTYRSQRDSMETLVENIGNGLIFIDGNGRIEYINRTFKEDFRTSAGHWELADYQEVIPYPEVNALIQQVFKRKKRLTKQLQLAIHIERKHFDVSCAPILDKHHHVRGIVVVFHDITGIKKLENMRRDFVANVSHELKTPITSLIGFAETLLDGAKDDKQMEEQFLNIILQEGHRLQSLVNDLLELSKIERAHFVIDWQTVSLSQVMDAVLLMFHEKAEKKQLKLIRKAGPEGWSLGDPYRIRQIMINLINNAIAYTRRTAVLPFRLLSRLIMQSL; translated from the coding sequence TTGAGGAGCCAAAGGGTTGATGTCAGACTGTGGATTCGCTGGGGATATGTCCTTTTCAGCCTCCTTTTTATTATCTACGTTTCAGATCAGGTCATTAAGGTGGCCTGCGCACAGCAGGATCGAACCATCATGCTGGACCGTGCGACCTGGATTGAGTCCGTTCTGGTACGGGGAAATCAGCTTGATCTGTCGCCGGTTCAAGAGGGACTGAAGGATTACGCGCAGAAAGAGAATGTACAGATTACTTTATATAACCCCAGAGGTGAGCAGCTTTTCGCAACCAGTCAGAATGCTTCGCGCCCCATCCATATTTCTCAGGTTAAGAAGCCCTCGTTTCATGTGAAAAATGAACATGCTCATTACATAACACCAGTCAGAGCAGATCAGAGGGTGGTCGGTTATCTGTGGATGCAAGCTCCAAAAACAGAAATCCTCGGCCTCGGTCTGCTCTATTTGTCGTTCTTTTTATTAGGTACGGGACTGCTGGTTTATCGCGATTATCTCGTTCGATCATATAAAGTTCCTGTCCGGTTCGCTTCGCGTATGGCGGAAAACATTCTGAACGGCCATTACAACATGATTGCCTCCAACAGTGAAAAGCATGACAGTGTGCTTCGACTTAATCTTGCTCTGAACAAATTGTCGGATGCCCTGCACGAGATGAGTCGCACCTATAGAAGTCAGCGGGACAGTATGGAGACGCTCGTTGAAAATATTGGTAATGGCCTGATCTTTATTGATGGCAACGGCAGAATCGAATATATCAATCGGACGTTTAAGGAAGACTTCAGGACCAGTGCCGGTCACTGGGAGCTCGCTGATTATCAGGAAGTCATTCCATATCCGGAAGTGAACGCCTTAATTCAGCAGGTGTTTAAGAGAAAAAAACGGTTAACGAAGCAACTGCAGCTCGCCATACATATCGAGCGGAAACATTTTGATGTGTCCTGTGCGCCCATTCTGGATAAACATCATCATGTTCGCGGGATTGTTGTGGTATTCCATGATATCACCGGGATTAAAAAACTGGAAAATATGCGTCGTGACTTTGTGGCCAATGTCTCCCACGAACTGAAAACGCCGATCACGTCTTTAATTGGTTTCGCTGAAACGCTGCTTGACGGGGCAAAAGATGATAAACAGATGGAAGAGCAATTCCTTAATATCATTTTGCAGGAGGGGCACCGGCTGCAGAGTCTGGTCAATGATCTTCTGGAACTGTCAAAAATAGAACGTGCACATTTTGTTATTGACTGGCAGACGGTCTCTCTTTCACAGGTGATGGATGCCGTTCTTCTGATGTTCCATGAAAAGGCTGAAAAGAAGCAATTGAAACTGATCCGTAAAGCGGGGCCGGAAGGATGGTCACTGGGAGATCCTTACCGCATCCGTCAGATTATGATCAATCTGATTAATAACGCCATTGCTTATACCCGGAGAACGGCAGTATTACCCTTTCGATTACTGAGTCGTCTCATTATGCAAAGTTTATGA
- a CDS encoding response regulator transcription factor: MAKKILVVDDEPSIVTLLSFNLKKAGYEVIPAYKGSEVLPVVKERHPDLIILDLMLPEMDGMDICKKLRQEFIMIPIIMLTARDDELDKILGLELGADDYMTKPFSPREVIARVKAIFRRTELGSPEQSEVLVAGELKVYPNKFEATFKEKEMMLTPKEFELLVYMMKHKGRVLTREQLLNAVWNYDFAGDTRIVDVHVSHLRDKIEDVTRKPLYIKTVRGLGYKLEEPKG, from the coding sequence ATGGCTAAAAAAATTCTTGTAGTGGATGATGAACCTTCAATCGTTACTTTACTTTCGTTCAATTTGAAAAAAGCCGGATATGAAGTCATTCCAGCTTATAAGGGATCTGAAGTCCTGCCTGTCGTTAAAGAACGGCATCCGGATCTAATCATACTGGATCTGATGCTCCCGGAGATGGACGGGATGGACATCTGCAAGAAGCTTCGTCAGGAGTTTATCATGATCCCTATTATTATGCTGACGGCACGTGATGATGAACTGGATAAAATACTGGGGCTTGAACTGGGAGCGGATGATTATATGACCAAACCATTCAGCCCAAGAGAAGTTATTGCCCGCGTAAAAGCCATTTTTCGACGGACAGAATTAGGCAGCCCGGAACAAAGCGAAGTGCTTGTGGCCGGTGAACTGAAAGTTTATCCAAATAAATTTGAAGCCACATTTAAAGAAAAAGAAATGATGCTGACACCGAAAGAGTTTGAGTTGCTTGTCTATATGATGAAGCACAAAGGTCGGGTCCTGACGCGTGAGCAGCTGTTAAACGCTGTATGGAATTATGATTTTGCGGGCGACACGCGTATTGTTGACGTTCACGTCAGCCATCTCAGAGACAAAATTGAAGATGTCACGCGCAAGCCGCTTTATATTAAGACGGTTCGGGGGTTAGGTTATAAACTTGAGGAGCCAAAGGGTTGA
- the pstB gene encoding phosphate ABC transporter ATP-binding protein PstB: MNNNIVKTPIQINCENVNIYYGDNHAVKDVTMPIHENAITALIGPSGCGKSTFIRTINRMNDLIPIARCEGNILYQGVNILDKKVDVVQLRKEIGMVFQQPNPFQKSISENIQLPLKFAGVRNRKKLKDVTEQCLKEVGLWEEVKDRLDRSATGLSGGQQQRLCIARALALRPKVLLLDEPTSALDPVSTSKIEELLSQLKKDYTIVIVTHNMQQAARIADYTSFFYQGELVEFGLTKDLFTHPEKKSTADYISGRFG; encoded by the coding sequence ATGAACAATAATATTGTGAAAACACCCATTCAGATTAATTGTGAAAACGTAAATATTTATTACGGTGATAATCACGCAGTTAAAGATGTCACCATGCCGATCCATGAAAATGCCATTACGGCATTAATCGGTCCTTCCGGCTGTGGTAAATCGACCTTTATCCGTACAATCAACCGAATGAATGATCTGATTCCGATCGCCAGATGCGAAGGAAACATCCTGTATCAGGGCGTCAATATACTGGATAAAAAAGTTGATGTTGTCCAGTTACGTAAAGAGATCGGTATGGTATTTCAGCAGCCTAACCCGTTTCAGAAATCGATCAGCGAAAATATCCAGTTGCCCTTAAAATTCGCCGGGGTTCGAAACAGGAAAAAGCTTAAAGATGTGACGGAACAGTGCCTGAAAGAAGTCGGTCTCTGGGAAGAAGTAAAGGACCGTCTGGATAGATCAGCAACCGGACTTTCCGGCGGACAGCAGCAGCGGCTGTGCATCGCGCGCGCACTGGCACTGAGACCGAAGGTACTGCTTCTTGATGAGCCTACTTCAGCATTGGACCCAGTATCAACGTCGAAAATTGAAGAATTACTGAGTCAGTTGAAAAAAGATTATACCATTGTTATTGTGACACATAATATGCAGCAGGCAGCAAGAATTGCTGATTACACCTCCTTCTTCTACCAGGGTGAACTTGTGGAATTTGGATTGACGAAGGACCTGTTTACTCATCCGGAGAAAAAGAGTACGGCTGATTACATTTCGGGACGTTTTGGCTGA
- the pstA gene encoding phosphate ABC transporter permease PstA: protein MHSKVTNRIALSLIILCALTMAGILAALLGYILFRGLTSISWDFLTSESSPFLAGGGIKDQLWNSFYVLIITMILTVPIGVAGGIYLAEYARPGKLTSFIRSCVEVLASLPSIVVGMFGMLLFVNYFGFRYSVLSGALALTVFNLPVIVRVTEDGFSSISRHQKEGGLALGLTHWHTIKTILLPAAFPSILTGIILSAGRVFGESAALLFTAGLSTPDLDFTNWNPAAPNSPLNIFRSAETLSVHIWAVNTSGIIPDIDKVANGSAAVLVICVLLFNLLARGLGKVINTKLSGK, encoded by the coding sequence ATGCACAGTAAAGTCACGAATCGGATTGCTCTCTCTCTTATTATTTTATGTGCCCTGACAATGGCCGGTATTCTTGCCGCATTGCTTGGTTACATCCTTTTCCGTGGACTGACAAGTATTTCCTGGGATTTTCTTACCAGCGAATCAAGCCCGTTTCTTGCCGGAGGGGGCATTAAAGATCAACTGTGGAATTCATTTTATGTTCTGATTATTACCATGATCCTGACTGTCCCTATAGGAGTTGCCGGAGGTATTTACCTTGCCGAGTACGCCAGGCCGGGAAAACTGACCTCATTCATCAGATCCTGTGTTGAAGTCCTTGCCTCTTTGCCCTCGATTGTTGTCGGTATGTTCGGCATGCTCCTCTTCGTGAATTATTTTGGCTTCAGATATTCGGTGCTTTCCGGGGCACTTGCTTTAACGGTATTCAACCTGCCGGTCATTGTGCGGGTGACTGAGGATGGGTTCAGTTCTATTTCCAGACATCAGAAAGAAGGCGGCCTTGCACTGGGCCTGACCCACTGGCATACAATAAAGACAATCCTTCTTCCCGCAGCTTTCCCCAGCATCCTGACAGGGATTATCCTTTCTGCGGGCAGGGTTTTCGGGGAGTCTGCTGCCCTGCTGTTTACAGCAGGACTTTCAACACCGGACCTCGATTTTACAAACTGGAATCCGGCGGCTCCGAATTCACCGCTGAATATTTTCCGCTCTGCGGAAACACTGTCCGTGCATATCTGGGCAGTGAATACCTCGGGAATTATTCCGGACATAGACAAAGTTGCAAATGGTTCGGCAGCCGTTCTCGTGATCTGTGTTCTGCTATTTAACCTGCTTGCCCGCGGGCTGGGAAAAGTGATTAATACAAAATTATCAGGGAAATAA